A genome region from Anopheles stephensi strain Indian chromosome 2, UCI_ANSTEP_V1.0, whole genome shotgun sequence includes the following:
- the LOC118506083 gene encoding lipoyl synthase, mitochondrial-like, with amino-acid sequence MASSSVPLLRNSLQKGKYVTPLWIPQQCKHSAASATNQLEKIRERLESGPNFQDFVQHPDYNKEDWSAYEGKLRREKGENDRLRLPPWLKTKIPMGKNFTRIKEQLRELKLATVCEEAKCPNIGECWGGGEHGTQTATIMLMGDTCTRGCRFCSVKTARAPPPLDPAEPLNTATAIASWGLDYIVLTSVDRDDLPDGGSRHIAATIKEIKKQNPRIFVECLAPDFRGDLECIETVAMSGLDVYAHNIETVEALTPFVRDRRARYRQSLECLASVKRFNPNLMTKSSIMLGLGETDEQVEQTLIDLRSVGVDCLTLGQYMQPTKRHLKVIEYVTPEKFKHWEERGNELGFLYTASGPLVRSSYKAGEFFITSILRNRATEEAAKKAKDGTDATKNV; translated from the exons ATGGCTAGCAGCAGTGTGCCACTGTTGCGAAATTCGctgcaaaaaggaaaatacgTTACACCGTTGTGG ATCCCTCAGCAATGCAAACACAGTGCGGCAAGTGCCACCAACCAGTTGGAGAAGATACGCGAGCGGCTCGAAAGTGGTCCAAACTTTCAGGACTTTGTGCAGCATCCGGACTACAACAAGGAGGATTGGTCCGCGTACGAAGGGAAGCTGCGGCGCGAGAAGGGTGAAAATGATCGGCTGCGTTTGCCGCCCTGGCTGAAGACAAAGATTCCGATGGGTAAAAACTTTACCCGCATCAAGGAACAGTTGCGCGAGCTCAAGCTGGCAACGGTGTGCGAGGAAGCAAAGTGTCCGAACATTGGCGAATGTTGGGGAGGTGGCGAGCATGGCACACAGACGGCCACTATAATG TTGATGGGTGACACCTGCACACGAGGATGTCGATTTTGCAGTGTAAAGACGGCACGCGCACCACCGCCCCTGGATCCGGCCGAACCGCTAAATACGGCCACGGCCATAGCATCGTGGGGATTGGATTATATTGTGCTTACATCCGTCGATCGGGACGATTTGCCCGACGGCGGATCTAGGCATATTGCTGCAACGATTAAGGAAATCAAGAAGCA GAATCCACGTATCTTCGTCGAATGCCTGGCACCGGACTTTCGAGGTGACCTGGAGTGCATCGAAACGGTCGCCATGTCGGGATTGGATGTGTACGCGCACAACATCGAAACGGTGGAAGCCCTCACACCGTTTGTCCGCGATCGTCGGGCCCGCTACCGCCAGAGTCTGGAGTGTCTGGCGAGTGTGAAGCGCTTCAACCCGAATCTCATGACCAAATCCTCCATTATGCTTGGGCTGGGCGAAACGGACGAGCAAGTGGAACAAACACTCATCG ATCTTCGCTCGGTCGGTGTCGATTGTCTTACGCTGGGACAGTACATGCAGCCCACCAAGCGCCATCTGAAGGTGATCGAGTACGTGACGCCAGAAAAGTTTAAGCACTGGGAGGAGCGTGGCAACGAGCTTGGCTTCCTGTACACAGCCAGCGGTCCACTGGTACGCAGTTCCTACAAGGCGGGCGAATTCTTCATCACCAGCATACTGCGTAACCGAGCCACGGAAGAGGCCGCCAAAAAGGCAAAGGATGGCACAGACGCGACAAAGAATGTGTAA
- the LOC118506080 gene encoding uncharacterized protein LOC118506080, producing the protein MDATYQAIQATILEGNVDRLKQLLATHQIADGEIHSQLSGPYAELTHRNIVLSEAMEHFVEYELVKGSYRNAPNEHHGSGAAKSADLAARTAHMVQCIDLILTDHSPDSYTDIDELLVVRLRHVYAHVFFLKTHLRRLPLMQLQFCIAVFLKLVTGKPVNGFDVYAFTIDKERLIRFLKTIRDAMTHATRPVISEDHYVQYVQHLATGPTALKQLSRAPPKRIRTYIQRQVKTINPSTLEDIRKHVLPFAELPPPSKQTLKSLYEKTIDWDHRKRSSRTFKELHETYFITKQHYSIRKVIEYIDGMREGPCNDPPHRQPPVAPSPTRIRAIKRTLQVIGEMIKSTRESPNITAKLSRVLQLITSEALAERTKDLRQFFSHGYSLAKWELEAERCDQLGAVFQKIEINLREARRWFVYTQTQQNLLIYRRYLAYLKRFRTIEALRSYIAFVGTEFKGSLIETYAPEQLTEAKLLVQYMLDSSAESSLIDPVTKDDLKYIVKDLQLRINAIRMENASVGRTIDEFFFLESYIRQPTATVDRVRQTVRYILSHTQLARRHKLVQKTDLMYARELLARLQLAEPDDTRRYMWSTIWTRLSKEQFGGLDTLVGRTEQRVDVALDATVKTMHALHLPLDDDEYVQFVNRRLAKSYYGNVFVLDNKYRVLKEIVKDRRAQQTADRRAVPLLEQLKTLRKQDEHMFQRMFDGLLDSMEQILGRCDRTTGILPAVTDQLALEYCLLEASEILCNLALFRDNAADLATMPIPVVTGRNLRNYLAHDMLAYDTLTPCTNAVVLNARYLVEHRFKLYGAAGAATKLILSCKDPPGETLAKKLHFKEIFQQQTEWTVEQVEFFQIVTNFQTSVLQQRIHDASETNSSVDLLLLGRNTLDQEIVTIALHANPSQFIDQLLNYEANSSNFFHLLIRYFKRDDLVTKIRLLLDSPERFCTNLALRYGLVEVLRSLWSRGVNEQAMKSIITTEMSTIFMRYSSELIRELVLLFPAEWFVQLYDHLGNTVLHWAVLRSDLELLQFVLCRYKMLLRSKNKFGDVPLLIAVRYHEDVVVELLLAHGADPWIEPKIVQTIATQNRRQLLQRMPVDIGRIVAAQADGHTNNPLTAAIKANNYELFVELHKRFRYELHKGDLLHVAARFNRVQFLQYILTERQTQGADGPTGVDSISPDTSFTPLMVACATGHFEAAQLLLQHGANGLFQNETNTSPWHCAVHGGNRAILSLLLALNPAVNVNAVTRDKRSALSIAIESDQTEAQIDFLLTTAGVTVQAEHVLHACLQGKRNMLQLFLNRQPAHISAKDFLQRSPLMIAVILNDATTVQYLLDRGADRNAVNLLGMNCLHVAALNNLSGITKVLLAAQVDREAEDNFGRTPLVVALEAEHLTIVEQLLHSGASPESAYGYRFKNHRNATLLHKFTLEKRPRVVEYLVKKLQFPTDLVDDDGKTAEMLEEE; encoded by the exons ATGGATGCAACGTACCAAGCAATACAAGCGACAATTCTCGAAGGAAACGTGGATCGGCTGAAACAGTTGTTAGCGACCCACCAGATAGCCGATGGGGAGATACATTCGCAACTATCCGGGCCGTACGCCGAACTGACCCATCGCAACATAGTCTTATCGGAAGCAATGGAACACTTTGTCGAGTATGAGCTGGTGAAGGGTAGCTATCGAAATGCTCCTAACGAGCACCATGGGTCCGGTGCGGCAAAGAGTGCGGATTTAGCGGCTCGCACTGCGCATATGGTGCAGTGCATTGATCTTATCCTTACCGACCACAGCCCGGACTCGTACACGGACATAGATGAATTGCTGGTGGTGCGGCTACGGCACGTCTATGCCCATGTGTTCTTTCTCAAGACGCACCTACGCAGGCTGCCGCTGATGCAGCTGCAGTTTTGTATCGCCGTGTTTCTGAAGCTGGTTACAGGCAAACCGGTCAACGGGTTCGACGTGTACGCGTTCACCATCGATAAAG AGCGCTTAATACGCTTCCTGAAAACAATTCGAGATGCCATGACGCATGCTACACGGCCGGTGATAAGCGAGGATCACTACGTGCAATACGTTCAACATTTAGCTACCGGCCCCACTGCCCTTAAACAGCTCTCTCGCGCGCCCCCCAAACGCATTCGCACTTACATCCAGCGGCAAGTGAAAACGATTAATCCCTCCACATTGGAAGACATCCGGAAGCATGTACTGCCTTTCGCTGAATTACCGCCGCCCTCGAAACAGACGTTAAAATCGTTGTACGAAAAAACGATCGATTGGGACCATCGGAAGCGATCGAGTCGAACGTTCAAGGAGCTGCACGAAACATACTTCATCACGAAGCAGCACTACTCCATCCGTAAGGTGATCGAGTACATCGACGGTATGCGGGAAGGTCCGTGCAATGATCCACCGCACAGGCAACCGCCCGTCGCACCCTCGCCGACACGCATCCGTGCGATTAAGCGCACGCTGCAGGTGATTGGGGAGATGATCAAAAGCACCCGCGAATCGCCCAACATAACGGCCAAGCTGAGTCGCGTCCTGCAGCTGATCACATCCGAAGCGCTGGCCGAGCGGACGAAGGATTTGCGGCAATTTTTTAGCCACGGCTATTCGCTCGCCAAATGGGAGCTGGAAGCGGAACGGTGTGACCAGCTGGGGGCGGTGTTTCAGAAGATAGAAATCAATCTACGCGAAGCGCGCCGCTGGTTCGTGTACACTCAGACGCAGCAGAATCTACTGATCTATCGGCGGTATTTGGCGTACCTGAAGAGATTTCGCACCATCGAAGCACTGCGCAGCTATATCGCTTTCGTCGGAACGGAATTTAAGGGCAGTCTGATTGAAACGTACGCTCCCGAGCAGCTAACCGAGGCCAAACTGCTGGTGCAGTACATGCTGGACAGCTCGGCAGAATCATCGCTCATCGATCCGGTAACGAAGGACGACTTAAAGTACATCGTAAAGGATCTACAGCTGCGCATCAACGCGATTCGCATGGAGAATGCATCGGTCGGACGCACGATCGATGAGTTCTTTTTCCTCGAAAGCTACATCCGCCAACCGACGGCAACGGTGGACCGAGTGCGACAAACCGTCCGCTACATACTGTCCCACACGCAGCTCGCCCGTCGCCACAAGCTGGTGCAGAAGACGGATTTGATGTATGCCCGTGAGCTGCTGGCCCGTCTACAGCTGGCCGAACCGGACGACACGCGTCGCTACATGTGGAGCACCATCTGGACACGCTTATCGAAGGAACAGTTCGGCGGGCTGGACACACTGGTGGGCCGGACCGAGCAACGGGTCGATGTGGCGCTCGATGCAACGGTGAAAACGATGCACGCCCTTCATCTGCCGCTGGACGATGACGAGTACGTGCAGTTTGTGAACCGCCGGCTGGCGAAAAGCTACTACGGCAATGTGTTTGTGCTGGATAACAAGTATCGGGTGTTGAAGGAGATCGTGAAGGATCGACGGGCGCAACAAACCGCCGACAGGCGTGCTGTGCCGCTACTGGAGCAGCTGAAAACGCTCCGCAAGCAGGACGAACACATGTTCCAGCGTATGTTTGACGGTTTGCTCGACAGCATGGAGCAGATATTGGGCCGTTGCGATCGAACCACCGGCATCCTGCCCGCCGTTACCGATCAACTAGCGCTCGAGTATTGTCTGCTGGAAGCGTCGGAAATACTTTGCAACTTGGCGCTGTTCCGTGATAATGCAGCGGACCTAGCGACGATGCCCATCCCCGTCGTTACGGGGCGAAATCTGCGCAACTATCTGGCACACGATATGCTGGCGTacgacacactcacaccctgCACGAACGCGGTCGTGTTAAATGCACGGTATTTGGTAGAGCATCGGTTTAAGTTGTATGGTGCTGCTGGAGCAGCGACAAAACTGATCCTATCGTGCAAGGACCCGCCCGGAGAAACGTTGGCCAAAAAGCTGCattttaaagaaatatttcaacagcAAACCGAGTGGACAGTGGAACAGGTTGAGTTTTTCCAAATTGTTACAAACTTTCAAACCTCCGTCCTGCAGCAACGCATTCACGACGCAAGCGAAACGAATTCTAGCGTCGATCTGCTGCTCTTGGGACGTAACACTCTCGATCAGGAAATCGTGACCATTGCGTTGCATGCAAACCCTTCTCAATTTATCGACCAGCTGCTCAACTATGAAGCGAATAGTTCCAATTTTTTCCACCTTCTCATCCGGTATTTTAAACGTGACGATTTAGTTACAAAGATAAGGCTGTTGCTAGACAGTCCCGAACGGTTTTGCACGAACCTAGCGCTAAGGTATGGGTTGGTGGAGGTTTTACGGTCGCTGTGGAGCCGTGGTGTGAACGAGCAAGCAATGAAATCGATCATTACCACCGAAATGTCTACCATCTTTATGCGATACTCGTCAGAGTTGATACGCGAGCTCGTGCTCCTGTTCCCGGCCGAATGGTTCGTGCAGCTGTACGATCATCTCGGCAACACGGTACTTCACTGGGCGGTGTTGCGCTCCGATCTGGAGCTGCTGCAATTTGTGCTGTGCCGCTACAAAATGCTTCTCAGGTCGAAGAACAAGTTCGGTGACGTTCCGCTACTGATCGCCGTCCGATATCACGAGGACGTGgtagtggagctgctgctagCTCACGGTGCCGATCCTTGGATCGAGCCAAAAATCGTACAAACGATAGCAACGCAAAACAGGCGGCAACTATTACAACGAATGCCTGTCGATATCGGTCGGATCGTTGCTGCACAGGCGGACGGCCACACTAATAATCCGCTCACGGCGGCCATTAAAGCAAACAATTACGAATTGTTTGTGGAGCTGCATAAACGGTTCCGGTATGAGCTTCACAAAGGAGATCTGCTCCATGTAGCTGCTCGTTTTAACAGGGTCCAGTTTCTGCAGTACATTCTAACGGAACGGCAAACTCAGGGCGCGGACGGGCCGACCGGAGTTGATTCAATCAGTCCGGATACTTCCTTTACCCCGCTCATGGTGGCATGTGCCACCGGACATTTCGAAGCTGCGCAGCTACTGCTACAGCATGGTGCGAATGGGTTGTTTCAAAATGAAACCAATACCAGCCCCTGGCACTGTGCCGTACATGGCGGGAATAGAGCCATCCTTTCGCTGTTGCTAGCGCTGAACCCGGCGGTGAACGTGAATGCGGTAACGCGAGATAAACGCTCGGCGCTCAGTATCGCCATCGAGTCCGATCAAACTGAAGCGCAAATCGACTTCCTGCTCACCACGGCCGGTGTGACGGTTCAGGCCGAGCACGTGCTACACGCCTGCCTGCAGGGGAAGCGGAACATGCTGCAGCTGTTCCTCAACCGTCAGCCAGCACACATATCGGCGAAAGACTTTCTGCAGCGCAGTCCTCTGATGATAGCAGTCATTTTGAACGATGCTACCACGGTCCAGTACCTGCTCGATCGTGGTGCCGATCGTAATGCGGTGAATCTGCTTGGCATGAACTGTTTGCACGTGGCGGCGTTAAACAATTTGTCGGGTATAACAAAAGTGCTCCTAGCGGCGCAGGTTGACCGTGAGGCAGAGGACAATTTCGGCCGTACACCGCTGGTAGTTGCACTGGAAGCCGAACATCTTACGATCGTGGAACAATTGCTACACAGCGGAGCCAGTCCGGAGAGTGCATATGGCTACCGATTTAAAAATCATCGTAATGCAACGCTGCTGCACAAGTTTACGCTCGAGAAACGACCTCGGGTGGTAGAGTATTTGGTTAAAAAGCTCCAATTTCCAACGGATTTAGTCGACGATGACGGTAAAACAGCGGAAATgttagaagaagaataa
- the LOC118506082 gene encoding protein LTV1 homolog: MGKKKFIDKKTAVTFRLVNRSQHDPLYVDETAPQHVLVPVRVPPKYANLVANSTRPVAEGKIDAAKRRKEQAKYGIFFDDDYDYLQHLREPDRNEVVWEPVNAKASTKQQPIKPETNDEEDVRIKLPSSVFASEFEEKDGIMKKAAEVTRGPRPDWDPDVVAALDEDFDFADPDNALEDNFMELAMQPGDGDDDEDDDFGGDFDGEGMEHEFDSDDMDDAYSDGEERDGLGPLEDGFGREETKSRFTEYSMSSSVIRRNEQLTLLDDRFEKFYEQYDDPEVGPLDCEEIEGYVETNDDVLLNCAEEFKRNRDLKLDTEFEKQWIRARLSKLQEEQSDEEEVDMVVEVGEQKKWDCESILSTYSNIYNHPKLIQEPRKARKILINPKTGLPENVLGAEGGKLTMKSIAKLEQGESDKPTGPKSLCDGSVISTLSVLSIRPKDETPEEKRERKKLLKEYRAERRIERKANTLAFKLEKQMQEKSKINGNAISAQRIV; this comes from the exons ATG GGTAAGAAAAAGTTTATCGACAAAAAGACTGCGGTCACTTTCCGCCTGGTAAACCGTAGCCAGCACGATCCGCTGTACGTGGATGAAACGGCTCCACAGCACGTACTGGTACCGGTGCGTGTGCCGCCAAAGTACGCGAATTTGGTTGCCAACAGTACccgtccggtggccgaaggGAAG ATTGATGCGGCAAAACGGAGGAAAGAGCAAGCAAAGTACGGAATCTTCTTCGACGACGATTACGATTATCTGCAGCATCTCAGGGAGCCGGACCGTAATGAAGTGGTTTGGGAACCGGTAAATGCGAAAGCTTCCACCAAGCAGCAGCCCATCAAACCCGAAACAAATGACGAAGAGGATGTCCGCATCAAGCTGCCCAGTTCGGTGTTCGCTTCCGAGTTTGAAGAAAAGGATGGTATCATGAAGAAGGCGGCCGAGGTGACGCGCGGTCCCCGTCCAGACTGGGATCCGGACGTAGTGGCCGCGCTGGACGAAGACTTTGATTTCGCCGATCCCGACAACGCGTTGGAGGATAATTTCATGGAGCTAGCGATGCAGCCGGGCGACggtgatgacgatgaggatgatgatttcgGCGGCGATTTCGATGGCGAAGGCATGGAACATGAGTTCGATTCGGACGATATGGATGACGCTTACTCGGACGGGGAGGAACGGGATGGGCTGGGACCGCTCGAGGATGGTTTCGGCAGGGAGGAAACAAAGTCACGCTTTACCGAATACTCAATGTCTAGCAGTGTGATCCGGCGCAACGAGCAGCTAACGTTGCTGGACGATCGATTCGAAAAGTTCTACGAGCAGTACGACGACCCGGAGGTGGGACCGCTGGACTGCGAGGAAATCGAAGGGTACGTGGAAACGAACGACGACGTACTGTTGAACTGTGCGGAAGAGTTCAAGCGCAATCGGGATTTAAAGCTCGATACCGAGTTCGAGAAGCAGTGGATCCGTGCGCG TCTTTCGAAGCTGCAAGAGGAACAGTCCGACGAGGAGGAGGTCGACATGGTAGTGGAGGttggggagcaaaaaaagtgGGACTGTGAAAGTATCCTGTCCACGTACAGCAACATCTACAACCACCCGAAGCTGATCCAGGAACCAAGAAAGGCACGCAAAATTCTCATCAATCCCAAAACGGGTCTGCCCGAAAATGTGCTCGGTGCAGAGGGCGGTAAGCTGACGATGAAATCCATTGCCAAGCTCGAACAGGGCGAAAG CGATAAACCAACCGGTCCAAAATCTCTCTGCGACGGCAGTGTCATCTCCACCCTGAGCGTGCTCTCGATCCGGCCCAAGGATGAAACGCCCGAGGAAAAGCGTGAGCGGAAAAAGCTGCTCAAAGAGTACCGTGCCGAGCGTAGGATAGAGCGCAAGGCAAACACACTCGCATTCAAGCTGGAAAAGCAAATGCAGGAAAAGAGCAAGATTAACGGCAACGCAATTTCGGCCCAAAGGATCGTCTGA
- the LOC118506085 gene encoding protein PET100 homolog, mitochondrial-like — protein sequence MGGWALEIGKMALYMTFPVAMFHWFNQPEYFEKWVTDTRRQLYPPENPQHRAEIEKCIRNVRERHDQELLKALEEMEQKEKK from the coding sequence ATGGGAGGATGGGCGTTGGAAATTGGCAAAATGGCACTTTATATGACCTTCCCGGTGGCAATGTTCCACTGGTTCAATCAGCCGGAATACTTCGAGAAGTGGGTAACCGATACTAGGCGGCAACTGTACCCGCCAGAGAACCCGCAGCATCGAGCCGAAATCGAAAAGTGCATCCGCAATGTACGGGAGCGCCACGATCAGGAACTGCTGAAAGCGCTGGAAGAGATggagcaaaaggaaaagaagtGA
- the LOC118506087 gene encoding testis-expressed protein 10 homolog: MGGNSRKFKKAEKSKIKLKAAKLPKGTNVTKTNFKVRKIVVPDQLKQRNLTDAAVLSSKYLSLKDCLAKLKLNNVSSKVDGLRGVREIITKMPSELLRMLSSVVKDVASLSIDVEHDVRKDSYKTLGCILTACGPSVMVPYYEVLLSFLRCSMTHIQPRIQEDSLLLLDVLLQYLPELVVANRDKILPQFLDMISKLRTETKPGRTLTINLDKQSTSTRWRVKVLSRLTGILKILIDSKTLKDQSMEPLEESLSRPAEDADNPFASKVSDYQPNRAVQVNYVFDGTSTMFMPLQRRHLYTVCPMDVLFRKSTGTDKELSLGDRVDDGRKLKMYVEMLMPVLLESWLEVRPLGTGSDAVQEHALTQEAAATLELLMAIFIQLWDLIVLYCGETNNEDMKRWFRGEYGSKFCNHILGGFPYYQSGTEVKSQAKRSKTTAPLVAEQTVDDHCYRHNFNICYFYCCLHEQFRGTKKKSQAYTKIVEYVKRCVLNWKFRGAEATNLLLQVLRYMLLDTDGMSVNQESRELLKTLLEVYITAKLPQDIRNRILVLFCDIIVLNDSLWRRYGQELFTLWLKMLPNLLCKPAIDQAVLKALLCLGQRGNVPFLEVLEANAKQIVANLGTIRVTNEANPGDGFTLICNLLFFIRKRELIKELLAGDAQSLKEGAQRERLCSTLELKLGMLQY; encoded by the exons ATGGGTGGAAAttcaagaaaatttaagaaaGCAGAAAAATCCAAAATTAAGCTCAAAGCAGCCAAACTTCCCAAGGGCACTAACGTTACCAAGACCAACTTTAAAGTACGCAAAATCGTCGTACCGGATCAGCTGAAGCAGCGAAACCTCACCGATGCCGCTGTATTGTCGAGCAAATACCTCAGCCTGAAGGATTGCCTCGCCAAGCTGAAGCTCAACAATGTGTCGTCCAAAGTCGACGGTTTACGAGGTGTGCGAGAAATCATCACGAAAATGCCGTCCGAGCTGCTGCGGATGCTTAGCTCGGTGGTGAAAGACGTGGCAAGCTTGTCCATCGACGTGGAGCATGACGTGCGCAAGGATTCGTACAAAACGCTCGGCTGCATACTGACCGCGTGTGGACCATCGGTAATGGTACCGTACTACGAAGTGCTGCTGTCCTTTTTGCGCTGCAGCATGACCCACATTCAGCCGCGCATCCAGGAAGATTCGCTCCTGCTACTGGACGTGCTGTTGCAGTACCTGCCGGAGCTGGTTGTGGCCAATCGGGACAAGATTTTGCCACAATTTTTGGACATGATTTCAAAGCTACGAACGGAAACGAAACCGGGCCGTACGTTAACGATCAATCTGGACAAACAATCGACCAGTACGCGTTGGCGTGTGAAGGTCCTGTCCCGGCTGACGGGAATATTGAAAATACTCATCGACAGCAAAACGTTGAAGGATCAATCGATGGAACCGCTAGAAGAATCACTCTCCCGCCCAGCGGAAGATGCAGACAATCC aTTTGCTTCGAAAGTTTCCGATTATCAACCGAACAGGGCGGTTCAGGTGAATTACGTCTTCGATGGGACATCAACCATGTTTATGCCGCTGCAAAGGCGACACTTGTACACAGTCTGCCCGATGGACGTACTGTTCCGCAAATCGACAGGAACCGACAAAGAACTATCGCTCGGTGATCGTGTCGACGACGGTCGAAAGCTAAAAATGTACGTCGAGATGCTGATGCCCGTGTTGCTCGAATCGTGGCTAGAGGTTCGCCCACTCGGCACCGGATCCGATGCGGTTCAGGAGCATGCCCTAACACAGGAAGCGGCAGCAACGCTCGAACTGTTAATGGCCATTTTCATCCAGCTTTGGGATTTGATCGTTCTGTACTGCGGGGAAACGAATAACGAGGACATGAAGCGATGGTTCCGTGGGGAGTACGGTTCCAAATTCTGTAACCACATCCTCGGCGGGTTTCCCTACTACCAGTCCGGCACGGAGGTGAAGAGCCAAGCGAAACGCTCCAAAACGACCGCACCGCTTGTGGCCGAACAAACGGTGGATGATCATTGCTACCGGCACAATTTCAACATCTGCTACTTTTACTGCTGCCTTCACGAACAGTTTCGCGGCACAAAGAAAAAGTCCCAGGCGTACACGAAGATTGTGGAGTACGTGAAACGGTGCGTGTTGAACTGGAAGTTCCGGGGGGCCGAAGCGACCAATCTGTTGCTGCAGGTGCTTCGCTACATGCTGCTCGACACCGACGGTATGTCGGTTAATCAGGAATCCCGCGAACTGCTCAAAACGTTGCTGGAGGTGTACATAACGGCGAAGCTTCCGCAGGACATTCGCAACCGCATTCTGGTACTGTTTTGCGACATCATTGTGCTAAACGATTCACTGTGGCGTCGGTACGGCCAGGAGCTGTTTACGCTCTGGTTAAAGATGTTGCCCAATCTGCTGTGCAAACCTGCGATCGATCAGGCGGTGCTGAAGGCACTGCTTTGCTTGGGCCAACGGGGTAACGTTCCCTTTCTGGAGGTGCTGGAAGCGAACGCGAAGCAGATAGTGGCCAATCTGGGTACGATTCGTGTGACGAACGAAGCGAACCCAGGCGACGGGTTCACACTGATCTGCAACTTGCTGTTTTTCATTCGTAAGCGAGAGCTAATTAAAGAGTTGCTTGCCGGTGATGCGCAGAGTTTAAAGGAAGGCGCCCAAAGGGAACGGCTTTGCAGCACGCTAGAACTAAAGTTGGGTATGCTACAGTACTAA
- the LOC118506088 gene encoding retinoblastoma-binding protein 5 homolog, protein MNLELLESFGQNYPEEFDGSLDCISLAVTCAFNKYGTLLAVGCNDGRVVIWDFLTRGIAKIISAHVHPVCSLCWSRNGHKLLSASTDNNVCIWDVLSGDCEHKYRFPSPILKVQFHPRNDHKFLVCPMRYAAILVDIGGKHECLPLDNDGDLNIVAAFDRRGEHIYTGNAKGKILVLNANTLEIVASFKIVLGSSSVTAVKSIEFARRGEAFLVNTSDRVIRVYDSKEVVTCGKDGEPEPIQKLQDLVNKTTWKKCCFSGDGEYICAGSARQHALYVWEKSIGNLVKILHGTKGELLLDVVWHPVRPIIASISSGLVSIWAQNQVENWSAFAPDFKELDENVEYEERESEFDITDEDKSVDLAAESKQDEEVEVDVVSAEPIAAFCSSDEEYEDEHALQFLPMAPEVEDPEDGWGSQDNDTLGGGFGASVGGLGGGGGGGGASGGPDSMKENEPLMKKRKTSQYEIALDNAPIDDVHPLLQNKTNKDKQSATSKKAAGRPRK, encoded by the exons ATGAATCTAGAATTGCTTG AATCGTTCGGCCAAAACTATCCGGAAGAATTCGATGGCTCGCTGGATTGCATATCGTTGGCGGTAACGTGCGCCTTCAACAAGTACGGCACCCTGCTGGCCGTCGGTTGCAACGATGGTCGGGTGGTCATCTGGGACTTTTTAACGCGCGGTATCGCAAAGATCATCTCTGCCCACGTCCATCCGGTGTGCAGTCTGTGCTGGTCGCGCAACGGtcacaagctgctgtccgccTCGACCGACAACAACGTGTGCATCTGGGACGTGCTGAGCGGTGACTGCGAGCACAAGTACCGGTTCCCGTCGCCGATACTGAAGGTACAGTTCCACCCAAGGAACGATCACAAATTTCTGGTCTGTCCGATGCGGTATGCCGCGATCCTGGTGGACATCGGTGGTAAGCACGAGTGTCTACCGCTGGATAATGAT GGTGATTTGAATATTGTCGCTGCATTCGATCGTCGAGGGGAACACATCTACACAGGCAATGCGAAGGGCAAAATTCTCGTGCTGAATGCCAATACGCTCGAGATCGTGGCCAGCTTTAAGATCGTGTTGGGAAGCTCGAGTGTGACGGCCGTCAAGAGCATAGAGTTTGCCCGACGAGGAGA GGCATTTTTGGTGAACACATCCGACCGTGTCATTCGCGTGTACGACTCCAAGGAGGTGGTCACGTGCGGGAAGGACGGTGAACCCGAACCGATACAGAAGCTACAGGATCTGGTTAATAA GACAACGTGGAAAAAGTGTTGCTTTTCGGGCGATGGTGAATATATTTGTGCCGGCAGCGCCCGGCAGCACGCGCTCTACGTGTGGGAGAAATCGATCGGAAATCTGGTAAAgattctgcacggcaccaagggcgagctgctgctggacgtgGTTTGGCATCCGGTGCGGCCGATCATTGCCAGCATCAGCTCCGGGCTGGTGTCTATCTGGGCCCAGAATCAGGTCGAAAATTGGTCCGCCTTTGCGCCCGACTTTAAGGAGCTGGATGAAAACGTCGAGTATGAGGAGCGCGAATCGGAGTTTGACATTACCGACGAGGACAAGTCGGTCGATCTGGCGGCCGAATCGAAGCAGGACGAGGAGGTGGAGGTGGACGTCGTATCCGCCGAACCGATCGCCGCCTTCTGCAGCTCGGACGAGGAGTACGAGGATGAGCATGCGCTACAGTTTCTACCGATGGCACCGGAGGTGGAGGATCCCGAGGATGGCTGGGGTTCGCAGGACAACGATACGCTCGGCGGTGGATTTGGTGCTTCGGTCGGAGGActcggcggtggtggtggtggcggcggcgccAGCGGTGGCCCGGATTCGATGAAGGAAAACGAACCGTTAATGAAGAAGCGCAAAACGAGCCAGTACGAGATCGCGCTCGATAATGCACCGATCGACGATGTGCACCCACTGTTGCAGAACAAAACGAACAAAGACAAGCAGTCGGCCACGAGCAAGAAAGCAGCCGGCCGTCCTCGGAAGTGA